A genomic region of Salvelinus alpinus chromosome 12, SLU_Salpinus.1, whole genome shotgun sequence contains the following coding sequences:
- the LOC139536212 gene encoding E3 ubiquitin-protein ligase TRIM21-like: MSLFETEGPLVLDLSCPICLQLFSDPVSLPCGHVYCSACLEKYMDTDTAHHCCPECQVEYQGPQALVKNFKMCSIIESYKATTTGKVRSVTDGDGGDCHQGVLSTNQRNYGKTSECLLDIEQQELQDTGLADAAAAPPTFLKNQLTKMEKAIMDKSKLLLASQVTELTVRLQMAEDQLRREEEREVEIRAANALLRGKAAKLLEQMTELTINYVTGMTELIEEELRPTEESLGTRVHQVSEIREKLREAQLRAKSLLTEEDSGVFSEGLQEAQPRIMELMAQQPLEELDHDNTSPESKVNPGRACDELERRSAELREGLGTAQRSLRNALNPSEVTFDLDTAHPSLVLSEDLKTVTFSTKKQPYPALPTRFSNFLQVLSTQSFYGGEHRWEVELDGFSPWIIGVCYSGVLARSGLASALESSRGSWCLMWFDNLLRSFEQGHDVPLKRTPAVHRLEITLSFKTQRLSFYNVSQCSGKTHVYTFKANLTEPVHLAYRMMSGQPKARITVCS, encoded by the coding sequence atgtcactgtttgaGACTGAAGGACCCCTCGTGCTGGACCTGAGCTGCCCTATCTGCCTCCAACTCTTCTCCGACCCTGTGTCCCTGCCCTGCGGCCACGTCTACTGCTCAGCCTGCCTTGAGAAGTACATGGACACTGACACGGCCCACCACTGCTGTCCCGAATGCCAGGTTGAGTACCAGGGCCCCCAGGCCCTTGTGAAGAACTTCAAGATGTGCAGCATCATCGAGAGCTATAAAGCCACCACAACAGGAAAGGTCAGATCCGTCACAGATGGAGATGGTGGTGATTGCCACCAGGGGGTATTGTCAACTAACCAGAGAAATTATGGTAAGACCTCTGAATGTCTATTAGACATAGAGCAACAGGAGTTACAAGACACAGGCTTGGCAGATGCAGCTGCAGCGCCCCCTACTTTTCTGAAAAACCAACTGACCAAGATGGAGAAGGCGATAATGGACAAGTCTAAACTTCTATTAGCGTCTCAGGTAACGGAGTTGACGGTGAGGCTGCAGATGGCTGAGGATCagctgaggagggaggaggagagggaggtcgaGATCAGGGCCGCCAATGCCCTTCTGAGAGGAAAGGCAGCCAAGCTGCTGGAGCAGATGACTGAGCTGACGATCAACTACGTTACTGGGATGACAGAGTTGATTGAAGAGGAACTGCGCCCCACCGAGGAGAGCCTAGGCACCCGAGTACACCAAGTCTCTGAGATCCGAGAGAAGTTGAGGGAGGCCCAGCTCCGAGCCAAATCCCTCCTGACCGAGGAAGACAGTGGGGTGTTCAGTGAGGGGCTTCAGGAGGCACAACCGCGCATCATGGAGTTGATGGCCCAGCAACCTCTAGAGGAGCTGGACCACGACAACACCAGTCCTGAGTCGAAAGTTAACCCAGGCCGCGCTTGCGACGAGCTGGAACGGAGGAGCGCAGAGCTGAGGGAGGGACTCGGGACGGCCCAGCGTTCCCTACGCAACGCCCTCAACCCCTCAGAGGTGACCTTTGACCTGGACACTGCCCACCCCAGCTTGGTGCTGTCGGAGGACCTGAAGACGGTGACCTTCAGCACCAAAAAGCAGCCTTACCCGGCCCTGCCAACAAGGTTTAGCAACTTCCTCCAGGTGCTGAGCACCCAGAGCTTCTACGGAGGCGAGCATCGCTGGGAGGTGGAGCTGGACGGATTTTCTCCCTGGATTATAGGGGTGTGCTACAGCGGGGTGCTAGCACGCAGCGGGCTAGCGAGTGCCCTAGAGAGTAGCCGTGGCTCCTGGTGCCTGATGTGGTTCGATAACCTGCTCAGGTCCTTTGAGCAGGGCCATGATGTCCCATTGAAGAGAACCCCGGCAGTACATAGACTGGAGATCACGCTGAGTTTTAAGACTCAGAGGTTGAGCTTCTATAACGTCAGCCAGTGCAGTGGGAAGACTCACGTGTACACCTTTAAGGCGAACCTCACGGAGCCGGTGCATCTGGCTTATAGGATGATGTCAGGCCAACCGAAGGCACGCATAACAGTATGCTCTTGA